The following coding sequences lie in one Flavobacteriales bacterium genomic window:
- a CDS encoding SpoIIE family protein phosphatase: MNNLPPTIDWKQELEKSTQKYHLITCWVGVIFNLLFFAADYLTLPEYWMPFLVFRVSVSFLIFLAIVGYKKGKIPIELLGFIPVVLISIENAYMWSFMDVAQFQKHTFAYMALFIGSGMFVLYRNIYSIIIVVVSLLVNVVLLNANSSLSLDEILVNGGLLTFAVALFSMFLIRTRFNLTKKEVIARLALKASNEELSLKKEIIEEKNKEITDSIQYAKRIQQALITPEEVLKKNIPNSFVFFQPKDIVSGDFYWVAELSTTKENEQNEKLCVFSVADCTGHGVPGAFMSLIGIKILNQSIKEKDINSPAEALDFVNNQVFDTVNKHTDENNIVRDGMDAVLFAINFNTLSLSFAGANNALYIVRDNDIIELKGDKQPIGSYSNQNKFTNVQFQLQKNDVVYASTDGFPDQFGGEDGKKLKSKRFKEKLIECSSLPIEEQKNELQKYFNAWKGNLEQLDDICVLGIKI, encoded by the coding sequence TTGAATAATCTTCCACCAACAATTGACTGGAAACAGGAGCTAGAAAAATCTACTCAAAAGTATCACCTGATAACTTGTTGGGTAGGTGTAATTTTTAATTTATTATTTTTTGCGGCAGATTACCTAACACTCCCCGAATATTGGATGCCTTTTTTGGTGTTTAGAGTTAGCGTCTCTTTTTTAATTTTTTTAGCAATAGTTGGGTATAAAAAAGGTAAAATTCCGATTGAACTTTTGGGTTTTATACCAGTTGTGCTAATATCTATCGAAAATGCCTACATGTGGAGTTTTATGGATGTAGCTCAGTTTCAAAAACACACCTTTGCTTATATGGCACTATTTATAGGGTCGGGTATGTTTGTGCTTTATAGAAATATCTATTCAATAATAATTGTTGTAGTCTCGCTTTTAGTAAATGTGGTGCTATTAAATGCTAATAGTTCACTGTCGTTAGATGAAATATTGGTTAATGGAGGTTTATTAACCTTTGCAGTAGCTCTATTTTCTATGTTTTTAATTCGAACTCGATTTAATTTAACCAAAAAAGAAGTTATTGCTAGACTGGCATTAAAAGCCTCTAACGAAGAATTATCGCTTAAAAAGGAGATTATTGAAGAAAAAAACAAAGAGATAACAGATAGTATACAATATGCAAAAAGAATTCAACAAGCCTTAATAACTCCTGAGGAAGTATTGAAGAAAAATATACCAAACTCTTTTGTTTTTTTTCAACCCAAAGATATTGTTAGCGGTGATTTTTATTGGGTAGCAGAACTTTCCACTACAAAAGAGAATGAACAAAACGAAAAGCTGTGTGTTTTTTCAGTTGCCGATTGTACAGGTCATGGTGTGCCTGGTGCTTTTATGAGTTTGATTGGTATTAAAATTTTAAATCAATCAATAAAAGAAAAAGACATTAACTCGCCAGCAGAGGCACTTGATTTTGTTAATAATCAGGTTTTTGACACTGTAAATAAACACACTGATGAAAACAATATTGTGAGAGATGGAATGGATGCTGTACTTTTTGCAATAAATTTCAATACACTTAGTCTGTCATTTGCGGGGGCAAATAACGCTTTATATATTGTAAGAGATAATGATATTATTGAATTAAAAGGAGACAAACAACCTATTGGGTCGTACTCAAATCAAAATAAATTTACAAACGTTCAATTTCAACTTCAAAAAAACGATGTAGTTTATGCTTCTACTGATGGATTTCCTGATCAATTTGGAGGGGAAGATGGTAAAAAATTGAAATCAAAGCGGTTTAAAGAGAAATTAATAGAATGTTCTAGTTTACCAATTGAAGAACAAAAAAACGAGTTGCAAAAATATTTCAATGCTTGGAAAGGTAATTTGGAACAGCTCGACGACATCTGTGTTTTGGGTATAAAAATCTAA
- the kdsA gene encoding 3-deoxy-8-phosphooctulonate synthase, translating to MKSLEQLKHTDSGNFFLIAGPCVVESEENVFEIACTIKAITDRLQIPFIFKASYRKANRSRLDSFTGIGNEKALEIIKSVKDRLNIPVLTDVHTAEECALAAKYVDVLQIPAFLCRQTDLLVAAANTGKVVNIKKGQFLSAESMKFAVNKVKESGNNNVWLTERGTTFGYQDLVIDYRGIPVMRQFAPTVLDITHSLQQPNQTSGVTGGKPELIETVAKAGIAVGVDGIFIETHPNPAQAKSDGANMLRLDLLEELLTKLIKIRKAVNE from the coding sequence ATGAAAAGTTTAGAACAATTAAAGCATACAGATTCTGGTAATTTCTTTCTAATTGCAGGCCCTTGTGTGGTAGAAAGTGAAGAGAACGTATTTGAAATTGCTTGTACAATTAAAGCGATAACAGACAGATTACAAATTCCTTTTATTTTTAAGGCTTCTTATCGAAAAGCAAACCGTTCTAGATTAGACTCATTTACTGGAATTGGTAACGAAAAAGCGTTAGAAATAATAAAAAGTGTTAAGGATAGATTAAATATTCCCGTACTTACTGATGTTCACACTGCTGAAGAATGTGCTCTTGCTGCAAAATATGTTGATGTTTTACAAATACCAGCATTTTTGTGTCGTCAAACTGATTTGCTAGTTGCTGCGGCCAATACAGGTAAAGTAGTTAATATCAAAAAAGGACAATTCCTTTCTGCTGAATCGATGAAATTTGCGGTTAACAAAGTAAAAGAATCGGGGAACAACAATGTATGGTTAACTGAACGAGGAACTACATTCGGCTATCAAGATTTAGTGATTGATTATAGAGGAATTCCAGTAATGAGACAATTTGCTCCCACGGTTTTAGATATAACACATTCTTTACAACAACCAAATCAGACTTCAGGCGTAACTGGCGGAAAACCTGAGCTTATTGAAACAGTAGCTAAGGCAGGTATAGCTGTTGGTGTTGATGGTATTTTTATCGAAACTCATCCAAATCCTGCTCAAGCAAAAAGTGATGGTGCAAACATGCTTCGATTAGATTTGTTGGAAGAACTTCTAACCAAATTAATAAAAATTAGAAAGGCAGTTAATGAATAA
- a CDS encoding T9SS type A sorting domain-containing protein, with the protein MNNLIRIVLLFMPLFGFSQKDTIAHLYTFGSLANDIGEDISATSDGGFIVVGSTASSGDGNTDVYLLKIDSLCNKEWSWALGGLNNDWGYAVKQTYDNGYIIAATSNSFGNGGYDAMLIKRDSFGNYEWQKTYGGNDWDFAYDVIQTFDSGYVFCGETYNNTNGYSDVYVVKTNSIGDTVWTRTVGGTLIDKGNALIQTSDSNIVVAGLKNTLSDSTQAYVLKFDKNGALLWDSVYGGARFERANDIVETQDGGFVFTGASTSFGPGDKDYYIVKVSSSGLKIWEQLFSNPLEEEGFSIYELLSGNFINVGYTNSYGGGKKDAHLFMITSGGWWGGKSSTFGGLEDEITNGFALGLNGSMYLSGYTNGYGEGLNDLMVIRVDTIVTQQQFTVTSTIDVAAIGLSEYKVNKTIFRVFPNPSTHYISIEFEEAPTHVTITNLMGSIVLSKSINQPTFKVDLDISSLSSGVYLLECRNNKDEKSVEKLIVLD; encoded by the coding sequence ATGAATAATTTAATTCGAATAGTATTGTTATTTATGCCTCTTTTTGGATTTTCTCAAAAAGATACAATAGCCCATTTATATACTTTTGGAAGTTTAGCCAATGATATAGGTGAAGATATTTCTGCTACTTCAGATGGTGGATTTATAGTGGTTGGGTCAACGGCAAGTAGTGGAGATGGTAATACAGATGTATATTTATTAAAAATTGATTCTTTATGTAACAAGGAGTGGAGTTGGGCTCTTGGTGGCTTAAATAATGATTGGGGTTATGCAGTAAAACAGACTTACGACAATGGTTATATTATAGCTGCAACATCTAATAGTTTTGGCAATGGTGGTTATGATGCCATGTTGATTAAACGAGATAGTTTTGGAAATTATGAGTGGCAAAAAACATATGGAGGTAATGATTGGGATTTTGCTTATGATGTGATTCAAACATTTGATAGTGGATACGTGTTTTGTGGAGAAACCTATAACAATACCAACGGATACTCTGATGTTTATGTGGTAAAAACAAATTCAATTGGTGATACCGTTTGGACAAGAACTGTTGGTGGAACTTTGATTGATAAAGGAAATGCCCTTATCCAAACTTCTGATTCTAATATTGTTGTGGCAGGATTAAAAAATACTTTATCAGATTCCACTCAAGCCTATGTTTTGAAGTTTGATAAAAATGGCGCTTTACTGTGGGATAGTGTTTATGGAGGTGCGAGGTTTGAAAGGGCTAATGATATAGTTGAAACTCAAGATGGAGGCTTTGTCTTTACAGGTGCTTCAACGAGTTTTGGTCCTGGAGATAAGGACTATTATATAGTAAAAGTAAGTAGTAGTGGTTTAAAAATATGGGAACAATTATTTTCAAATCCATTAGAAGAAGAAGGATTCTCTATTTATGAATTATTAAGTGGAAATTTTATTAATGTTGGTTATACTAATTCGTATGGAGGAGGTAAAAAAGATGCACATTTATTTATGATAACTTCAGGTGGTTGGTGGGGAGGCAAAAGCTCTACTTTTGGAGGGCTTGAGGATGAAATAACTAATGGTTTTGCCTTAGGATTAAACGGATCAATGTATCTTTCGGGGTATACTAATGGCTATGGAGAAGGGTTAAATGATCTTATGGTTATAAGAGTTGATACCATTGTCACACAACAACAGTTTACTGTTACAAGTACTATTGATGTTGCTGCGATAGGTTTGTCTGAATATAAAGTCAACAAGACAATATTTAGAGTATTTCCAAATCCGTCAACTCATTATATTTCTATTGAGTTTGAAGAGGCTCCGACTCACGTAACAATAACAAATTTAATGGGATCTATTGTTCTTAGTAAATCAATTAACCAGCCTACCTTTAAAGTTGATTTAGATATTAGCAGTTTATCTTCTGGAGTTTATTTACTTGAGTGTAGGAATAATAAAGACGAAAAAAGTGTCGAAAAACTTATCGTTCTTGATTGA
- a CDS encoding sulfatase-like hydrolase/transferase, whose translation MLTYFELCYSLLYHERLTTSTMFVIMETNSSEISEYLKEYLNYKIILGFIITLTIAFFTLKGVKKLLYQYSRKEVINSIKNDILLLFNNSVVNKIKQAYYYLIDTNTRKLLSSLVLLIIVTFIYIDKNHFKQHIIYQAYEGYNKYKEEQFRYNDFLYGKIKESRRFEAKSNNLLEEKETVVLVIGESTTRSHLQLYNYHRATNPKLDLIKQELVVFEDVISPHTHTIPCLEKMLTLSNYEHYDRKYDGTLIDIMREAGFETSWISNQIPIGIYESLITSIAKSSDNVYFTNLGGEREQKSLDEKVLPHLKKVLSNKSINKKFIIVHLLGTHVQYENRYPKKFNVFNDTPKSIYSSEDIFKTINHYDNAVLYNDFIVSEIIQMLKSSAINEKASLIYLSDHGEDVFETVDMSGHSEAISSKPMYQIPFILWSNNPSQIDSLQQYKSRKYMSDDLLFTIADIANITFNGNEPERSVVNTNYQNRVRRIKDGKDFDELYP comes from the coding sequence GTGCTTACTTATTTCGAATTGTGTTATAGTTTGCTTTATCATGAACGATTAACCACTTCAACCATGTTTGTTATTATGGAAACAAATAGCTCTGAAATATCAGAGTATTTAAAGGAGTATCTTAATTATAAAATAATTTTAGGATTTATTATCACTTTAACAATAGCATTTTTCACTTTAAAAGGCGTTAAAAAACTCTTGTATCAATACAGTAGAAAGGAAGTAATAAATTCAATAAAAAATGATATTCTACTATTGTTTAATAATAGCGTTGTAAATAAGATAAAACAAGCATACTATTATTTAATAGACACTAATACTAGAAAACTGTTGAGTTCATTGGTACTTTTAATAATAGTAACTTTTATTTATATCGATAAAAATCATTTTAAACAACATATCATATACCAAGCGTATGAAGGGTATAATAAGTATAAGGAAGAGCAGTTTAGGTACAACGATTTTTTATACGGAAAGATAAAAGAAAGCAGAAGGTTTGAAGCAAAAAGCAATAATTTATTAGAAGAGAAAGAAACAGTTGTTTTAGTTATTGGAGAGTCTACAACTAGGTCACATCTACAGCTATATAATTATCATAGAGCTACTAATCCTAAGCTTGACTTAATTAAACAAGAGTTAGTAGTATTTGAAGATGTAATCAGTCCTCATACACATACAATACCATGTTTAGAGAAAATGTTAACCCTAAGTAATTATGAACACTACGATAGAAAGTATGATGGAACACTTATAGATATTATGAGAGAAGCGGGGTTTGAAACTTCATGGATTTCAAACCAGATCCCAATAGGGATATATGAATCATTAATTACTTCAATCGCAAAATCTTCCGACAATGTTTATTTTACCAATTTAGGGGGAGAGAGAGAGCAAAAATCATTAGATGAAAAAGTTTTGCCTCACCTTAAAAAGGTATTGTCTAATAAATCGATAAATAAAAAATTTATTATTGTTCATTTATTAGGGACTCATGTTCAATATGAGAATAGGTATCCAAAAAAGTTTAACGTTTTTAATGATACTCCAAAATCTATTTATTCATCTGAAGATATTTTTAAAACAATTAATCATTACGATAATGCTGTTTTGTATAATGATTTTATCGTTTCAGAAATTATACAAATGTTAAAATCGAGTGCAATAAATGAAAAAGCATCACTTATTTACTTGTCAGATCATGGTGAAGATGTTTTTGAGACGGTAGATATGTCAGGGCATAGCGAGGCTATTTCAAGTAAACCTATGTATCAAATACCGTTTATTTTATGGTCTAATAACCCGTCTCAAATTGATTCTTTACAACAATATAAATCGAGAAAATACATGTCGGATGATTTGTTGTTTACTATTGCGGATATTGCTAATATTACTTTTAATGGAAATGAGCCTGAAAGAAGTGTTGTTAATACTAACTACCAAAATAGAGTAAGAAGAATAAAAGATGGAAAGGATTTTGATGAACTTTATCCTTAA
- a CDS encoding YbjQ family protein, whose protein sequence is MIFVTTETIHGKEIKETLGTVRGSTVRARNIGRDFFAGLKNIVGGEISEYTQLLADSREQAIKRMIDDANKLGADAVVNVRFTTSNVMQGAAEILAYGTAVKF, encoded by the coding sequence ATGATATTTGTTACAACCGAAACCATACATGGTAAAGAAATTAAAGAGACATTAGGAACAGTACGAGGAAGTACTGTTAGAGCAAGAAATATTGGTCGAGATTTTTTTGCAGGACTAAAAAACATTGTTGGGGGTGAGATTTCAGAATACACTCAACTTTTGGCAGATTCTAGAGAGCAAGCAATAAAAAGAATGATAGATGATGCAAATAAACTTGGAGCTGATGCAGTAGTAAATGTTAGATTTACAACTTCAAATGTTATGCAGGGAGCTGCAGAAATATTGGCCTATGGTACTGCAGTTAAATTTTAA
- a CDS encoding gliding motility-associated C-terminal domain-containing protein, whose product MKKLLLIVIILFAFASKSSATHVMGADITYTWISGNDYQVTLTLYRDCSGSTIGTTPQDIDLSSSCGNFSASLDWVSTTNVSQVCATATTTCNGGTLPGTEQYIFTGVVTLPPCNNWVMSWSLCCRNDAITNLATPGSQDLYIQTTLNNVLAPGNNSPQFLALPTPYLCTNQLTIYNHGAADIDGDSLYYQFTTPLDGPAAPIAYTAGYSTNNPIITASGMNLNPTTGEMCLTPTVAQICVVSVIVTEYRNNVLIGTYIREMQVVISNTCSNTAPFAGSAPNCGNVGGISNVIAGPTVIQNDSNSFSMCPNDNICFTVNVSDPDGDNITISSNAATAIPGATLTITGNGTQNPSLEFCWTPTSLDSGINVLTINLRDDACPISASQYYTYDITVFDQPYAGPDQIICGPQWAQLNALGGAGYSWSVLSGDPLNPGVNITCNPCANPQVKPAITTTYLLTSTLSAACINTDTVTVTVVPDYFVIPFGDTTLCDYLATPIGVNVVPAAGTYTYSWNNTSLLSNPAIANPSAFPNSTTTYVATVTSPFGCVKKDSVTVNVNPPPTLSIRPGDTTICLGSSLNFDLQSTCMYTLNMFDSFGDGWNGQSISVYDNGNLVGTYTVATGSSNTATFPITNGNTITLVYGTGSFQSESSFNLVNGQGGTQFSVAQGGMSGWVNGNTYYTGVGNCGPTLSNYTFNWSPAAGLSATNIQNPVATPLTTTTYNVTLTDAGGCSVNRSQTITVVPNYTLTSTQSDTAVCLGETVNFSTTTNPTGSFNYSWTPASTMNNPSSANPTATFTTPGINTIIVNVDNGGGCMKSDTMRVNVAPTYAPNINIVNSDTTIGCSDSVIINLNLGGGIPAACGPSASVACSGASTPRTVGTATGANSSTSFPAPYGNYYRNAKHQFLYTAAELNALGFTGGKITQIGWQVNTINGTTTYNSYTIKMKCTNITNLTTWQTGLTQVFNPKVVNIVTGWNMHTFDVAYEWDGTSNIVVEICFDNLATSYTNNSITPWGATTFTSAIRYTSDSNPACPATNTPTTGTNRPITRFSTCPTTPNPAAFNYSWTPTAGVSNPNIQNPVLTPGATTTYFVTVTDPIGGCFDTDSINVTVTSQLSATIQTVPAICNTSNDGQIIASGIGLNAPFTFEFFDSTGTTLIQSNIRPVSDTLFNISSGTYLVVITDVLGCSFDTLVSLAPTTQVFVNNVTRDSLICINGSVSLSATPSGGTGTLNLVWDNGLIGNGPHTVSPTINTAYHVYAQDAMGCTSAIDSVVITLRDTIQLGSITFSRDTICPEDTTRLTIPVASGGSGTGYVYNWFDSNNNPVGTGQSIIVRPLTSPAIYTVVVGDNCTTPTSTRNVTIYWSPLPKPSFTVINNTGCYPITASFLNTTPNSSSINSVQWNFGDGGTSSNILTVDHLYNSAGCYDVTLTVTSTKGCVRDTTIIDAACAYGYPIADFSMNPQPTDLTNPFIQFTNESYNNLNNYWTIQGGSPSMSTDINPISEFPSDSAGEYIVWLTVENSYGCLDSTYRIVKIDGLYLFYMPSGFTPNGDNLNDTFKPIGEGIDTKNYLFMVFNRWGEKLFETDDLNEGWDGTYNGNPVQTDTYIWRIKAKELYRNVNTEHTGFINLTR is encoded by the coding sequence ATGAAGAAATTACTTTTAATCGTTATTATTTTATTTGCGTTTGCATCTAAATCGTCTGCTACTCACGTAATGGGAGCTGATATTACTTATACTTGGATTAGTGGAAACGATTACCAAGTTACGTTAACATTGTATCGTGATTGCTCAGGATCTACTATTGGAACTACACCTCAAGATATTGATTTATCTTCATCATGTGGTAATTTTTCTGCTTCATTAGACTGGGTTAGTACTACCAATGTGTCTCAAGTATGTGCAACTGCAACTACAACCTGTAATGGCGGTACGCTTCCTGGAACCGAACAATACATATTCACAGGGGTAGTAACTCTACCTCCATGTAACAATTGGGTGATGTCATGGAGTTTATGTTGTAGAAATGACGCCATTACTAATTTAGCAACACCTGGATCTCAGGATTTATATATCCAAACTACTTTAAACAATGTTTTAGCTCCTGGAAATAACTCTCCTCAGTTTTTAGCTTTACCAACACCATACCTATGTACTAACCAGCTAACAATTTACAATCATGGGGCTGCGGACATAGATGGCGACTCTCTTTATTATCAATTTACCACTCCACTTGATGGACCTGCAGCTCCAATAGCATATACTGCTGGATATTCTACAAACAACCCTATTATTACTGCTTCTGGAATGAATTTAAACCCAACAACAGGAGAAATGTGTTTAACCCCAACAGTAGCTCAAATTTGTGTTGTATCGGTAATTGTAACAGAATATAGAAACAATGTTTTAATTGGAACTTACATCAGAGAAATGCAAGTTGTGATTTCAAATACATGTAGTAATACTGCTCCTTTTGCTGGGAGTGCTCCAAATTGTGGTAATGTAGGTGGTATATCGAATGTTATAGCAGGACCAACTGTGATTCAAAATGATAGCAATTCGTTTTCAATGTGTCCAAACGATAATATTTGCTTTACTGTTAATGTTTCTGATCCTGATGGTGATAATATTACTATTTCATCAAATGCTGCTACAGCGATACCTGGAGCTACTTTAACAATAACTGGTAATGGAACTCAAAATCCAAGCCTAGAATTTTGTTGGACACCAACGTCATTAGACTCAGGAATAAATGTTTTAACTATTAATTTAAGAGATGATGCTTGTCCCATTTCAGCAAGCCAATACTATACCTATGACATAACTGTATTCGATCAACCTTATGCGGGTCCTGATCAAATTATTTGTGGTCCTCAATGGGCACAACTAAATGCTTTAGGTGGAGCAGGGTACTCATGGTCAGTATTATCAGGAGATCCTCTTAACCCAGGCGTAAACATTACTTGTAACCCTTGTGCGAATCCTCAAGTAAAACCTGCTATAACAACTACATATTTGTTAACTAGTACTCTTTCTGCTGCTTGTATAAATACTGATACAGTTACCGTTACAGTCGTTCCTGACTATTTTGTAATCCCATTTGGAGATACTACTCTATGTGATTACTTAGCTACTCCAATTGGTGTAAATGTAGTTCCAGCTGCTGGAACATATACATATAGTTGGAACAATACTTCATTATTAAGTAACCCAGCTATTGCAAATCCTAGTGCTTTTCCAAACAGCACAACAACTTATGTAGCTACTGTAACATCACCTTTTGGTTGTGTGAAAAAAGACTCAGTAACAGTTAATGTGAATCCTCCTCCGACATTATCTATACGACCAGGAGACACAACAATTTGTTTAGGAAGTTCTTTAAATTTTGACTTACAATCAACTTGTATGTATACTTTAAACATGTTTGATAGTTTTGGTGATGGATGGAATGGGCAAAGCATCTCCGTTTATGACAATGGAAATTTAGTAGGAACGTATACTGTAGCTACTGGCTCATCAAACACTGCAACATTTCCTATTACCAACGGAAATACCATTACATTAGTTTATGGAACAGGCTCTTTCCAAAGTGAATCATCATTTAATTTAGTTAATGGGCAGGGTGGAACTCAATTTTCTGTTGCACAAGGAGGTATGTCAGGATGGGTTAATGGAAACACTTACTACACTGGTGTAGGAAACTGTGGTCCGACCTTATCTAACTATACTTTTAATTGGAGCCCGGCCGCTGGTTTATCTGCTACAAATATTCAAAACCCTGTAGCAACTCCATTAACTACTACAACTTACAATGTAACATTAACTGATGCAGGAGGCTGTAGTGTAAATAGAAGTCAGACTATTACTGTTGTACCTAACTATACGCTTACATCTACACAATCTGATACAGCTGTTTGCTTAGGAGAGACCGTTAACTTCTCCACAACAACCAACCCAACTGGTTCATTTAATTATTCTTGGACACCTGCTTCGACAATGAATAATCCTTCAAGTGCTAATCCAACTGCTACTTTTACAACTCCTGGTATAAACACTATTATTGTTAATGTAGATAATGGTGGTGGCTGTATGAAATCTGATACAATGAGAGTAAATGTTGCTCCAACTTATGCCCCAAATATTAATATTGTAAATAGCGATACAACTATTGGGTGTAGTGATAGTGTTATTATCAACTTAAACTTAGGCGGGGGAATACCTGCTGCATGTGGTCCAAGTGCTTCTGTAGCATGCTCGGGCGCTTCCACACCTAGAACTGTTGGTACAGCTACTGGAGCTAACTCATCCACCTCTTTTCCTGCTCCTTATGGAAACTATTATAGAAATGCTAAGCATCAATTTTTATATACTGCTGCAGAGTTAAATGCTTTGGGTTTTACTGGTGGTAAAATCACTCAAATTGGTTGGCAAGTTAATACAATTAATGGAACAACTACATATAACTCGTACACTATTAAAATGAAGTGTACCAATATTACCAATTTAACAACTTGGCAAACAGGTTTAACACAAGTATTTAATCCTAAAGTTGTTAATATTGTTACAGGATGGAACATGCATACTTTTGATGTTGCTTATGAATGGGATGGAACGTCAAACATTGTAGTTGAAATATGTTTTGACAACTTAGCTACATCATACACAAATAACTCTATTACTCCATGGGGTGCAACAACGTTTACATCTGCCATACGATATACTTCAGATTCAAACCCTGCTTGTCCTGCGACGAATACTCCCACCACGGGAACAAACAGACCTATTACAAGATTTTCTACTTGTCCTACAACTCCAAATCCAGCAGCATTTAATTATAGCTGGACTCCTACAGCTGGTGTGTCTAACCCTAACATTCAAAACCCAGTTTTAACACCTGGAGCTACTACTACTTATTTTGTTACGGTAACCGATCCAATTGGTGGATGTTTTGATACAGATTCTATTAATGTTACTGTTACTTCTCAACTTTCAGCTACAATTCAGACAGTACCTGCAATTTGTAACACCTCTAATGATGGTCAAATTATAGCTAGTGGCATTGGTTTAAATGCTCCTTTTACATTTGAATTTTTTGATAGTACAGGAACAACTCTAATTCAAAGTAATATTAGACCAGTATCAGATACTTTGTTTAATATTTCTTCTGGAACTTACTTGGTTGTTATTACAGATGTTTTAGGTTGTAGTTTTGATACGCTTGTTTCTCTTGCTCCAACCACTCAGGTCTTTGTAAATAACGTTACTAGAGATTCTTTAATTTGTATTAATGGTTCCGTTTCATTATCAGCCACACCAAGTGGAGGTACTGGAACATTGAACCTTGTTTGGGATAACGGCTTAATAGGCAACGGGCCACATACAGTAAGTCCAACCATTAATACTGCATACCACGTTTATGCACAAGATGCGATGGGCTGTACATCAGCAATCGATAGTGTAGTTATCACTTTAAGAGATACTATTCAATTAGGATCTATTACTTTTAGTCGAGATACAATTTGTCCAGAAGACACAACAAGACTAACTATACCTGTTGCTTCTGGAGGTTCAGGAACAGGCTATGTATATAATTGGTTTGACAGCAACAACAATCCTGTTGGAACTGGTCAAAGTATAATAGTTAGACCTTTAACTAGTCCAGCAATTTACACAGTTGTTGTTGGTGATAATTGTACTACACCGACATCGACTAGAAATGTAACAATTTATTGGTCGCCACTACCAAAACCAAGTTTTACAGTGATTAATAACACAGGCTGTTATCCTATTACTGCATCATTTTTAAATACCACTCCAAATTCATCAAGTATAAATAGTGTACAATGGAATTTTGGTGACGGTGGCACTTCGTCAAATATTTTAACAGTTGACCACTTATACAACTCAGCTGGTTGTTATGATGTTACTTTAACTGTAACATCTACTAAAGGATGTGTTAGAGATACGACTATTATTGATGCTGCATGTGCTTATGGGTATCCTATAGCCGACTTCAGCATGAACCCTCAACCAACAGACCTTACTAATCCTTTTATTCAGTTTACGAATGAAAGCTACAATAATTTAAACAACTATTGGACAATTCAAGGAGGAAGTCCATCAATGTCAACAGATATAAATCCAATCTCGGAATTTCCTTCTGATTCAGCAGGTGAGTACATTGTTTGGTTAACAGTTGAAAATAGTTACGGTTGTTTAGACAGCACCTATAGAATTGTTAAAATTGATGGTTTATATTTATTTTATATGCCGAGTGGATTTACCCCAAATGGTGATAATTTAAATGACACTTTTAAACCAATAGGCGAAGGTATAGATACTAAGAATTACCTATTTATGGTATTCAACCGTTGGGGAGAAAAATTGTTTGAAACCGACGATTTAAATGAAGGGTGGGATGGAACATACAATGGCAATCCTGTTCAAACAGACACCTATATTTGGAGGATTAAAGCCAAAGAACTTTATAGAAATGTAAATACCGAACATACGGGATTCATTAACTTGACTAGATAA
- the paaJ gene encoding phenylacetate-CoA oxygenase subunit PaaJ: MNYQEKYTKEQVWEFLSEIPDPEIPVITIEELGVLREVEILTDKVVITITPTYTGCPAMKLFEDEIISTLKTKGIDHVEIKMVYSPAWTTDWMSEKAKEKLEAYGIAPPIDGSQDKGILFESGPKKVRCPQCKSTNTTLKSQFGSTACKALYSCNDCLEPFDYFKCI, translated from the coding sequence ATGAATTATCAAGAAAAATATACAAAAGAACAGGTTTGGGAATTTCTATCAGAAATTCCTGACCCTGAAATACCCGTAATTACCATAGAAGAACTTGGTGTTTTAAGGGAAGTCGAAATCCTAACTGACAAAGTTGTTATCACAATAACACCTACTTATACAGGATGCCCAGCCATGAAGTTGTTCGAAGATGAAATTATTTCAACTTTAAAAACAAAAGGAATAGACCATGTTGAAATAAAAATGGTTTACTCACCAGCTTGGACCACTGATTGGATGTCGGAAAAAGCAAAAGAAAAACTGGAAGCTTATGGCATTGCACCTCCTATTGATGGCTCACAAGACAAAGGAATACTTTTTGAATCGGGACCAAAAAAAGTAAGATGTCCACAATGTAAATCTACAAATACTACCTTAAAAAGTCAATTTGGTTCTACTGCTTGCAAAGCACTATACAGCTGCAACGATTGTTTAGAGCCTTTTGATTACTTTAAATGCATTTAA